The DNA sequence GGAGCATTTTATGAAGTTGCAAATGTTGGAGCTTTTATGTGTCTGTTGTTGCACAAATAGGATTGTTGGAAAACCAAGGGGTTAGTAGGAATAGTGAGGCCCTTCCATGTGATCTGGAGTTCGTATCTCCTCACTCTACCTACCTATCTACTTGCTAAAGTTTGATGTCTCCTAAAGGCTGTAGCTTTAGGCAGGAGGTCCCTGTTTTGAGCCATGCCCACTAAGCGGGTTTGCGGAAATTTCTGTGCTCtctgagtgtgtgtgtgtgttcacaAAAAGAAGTTAATTGAACAAGAACTGTTAAagggtttttaatttttgttcatAAAAGACAGTTATGTTAGTCATGTGGCATTTGTACTTGTTACTCCACTACTTGAATTGTGGTCTAAGAAGGCCTCAGTGTTTTCAAATTCAAAGCTTCAGTGAAGTTGGTGAACGATGTGAGAACTTCTACACTTCATTTAATGCACTACAATATAGAGTTTACGGAACAATAGTTGTTAGAGGTTTCTAAATTCTTTTTCCACATTATTTATATATTGTTCTTTTGGTATTTCTATTGATACTACTTGTAATGTACGTAGCTCAGTAGTCTTTGACTCTTTGTTCCATATCTCTACCTAACATtttatttaacttttttttttcttttttcccttttcaaCAGAAACTATTCTTTAATTTGGATAAAGTTGTCACGGTTGATCGACCTTCTGACTGCAGTTTATGGTGAGATAATTGTCGTTATTCTGTTAGATTACAATTTTCTCTAGAAATTGGATAATTGTCATTATTATTTAGTTTGGATAAAGTTGCCACGGTTGATTGGCCTTCTGACTGCAGTTTATGGTGAGATAATTGTCATTATTCCTGTTAGATTACAACTTTCACTCAATGGCAATTTTTTAACTTGATTCTGGGGACTAGTATAGCTTGGATTTGTGAGTTACGAATTAATTAGATTCACAAATGTAAATTCCTTACttcaatctaaaattttaaattccTTCCGACATTACCTTTCCTCCAAGATGCCAACACGTTTGGGTAATAAGTGTTTACCATTGAAGATAATCAAAGTGCATCACTTGTTTCAGACAAGTGTCTACAGAAATAAAGCAAGGGCATATAGAAAATTATATTCCTCGTGGATCTTCTATATCTCATCAAAATAGCTGGGTCAAGTTACATGAGTCATAGCTACCATTGTAAGTCATCCAATCACCTATTGGTTGAATCTATTGGGGATTCTGTGGTTAGTGCTTAACCCATGGATTAATCTTTCTGGGCAATAATGTCAGTCAAGGTTTGTTGACTATGTTTGCAGGATAGTTGTGGCTGTGCTTGCTCCTAATTAGATTTGAATTATGCATTTTATGACATAGTTAgttttcattatatatatttgaatgtCTCTGATGATTAATTGTGTCTTTCTTACAGGGTAGCTCTGTTGGCTTTTCACATGGCACTGGTCAGTCACCCTCAAGACGCTCTTGTGGTGTTCACCTTTGCTTCTGTCCTGTATCATGGGGGATGCAAAAAGGGTCTTACATTTGCTAGAGACAATGCTCAAGTGATAGTTGACTATCTACCTGAGATATCAAGTTCATCTGCATGTAAATCAGAGGAAGAGCTTGAAAAAGAAGTTTCCTTATTGGCCTCTCTTGTTTTAGATTCTATTGCTGCTCTAACTGCAACTGAGAGTCTTGTCGAAACGATGTCTAAGTATCCTGAATCTCCATGCTCTGgattggtaagtacatctgatTGCTATTCATTCCATAAGCTGTAACTTGGAGCATCATTATATAGTTCTATTTGGTACTTTGGCCTTAAAATTCAAGCACAGAGCATAAACTTATCTGCAACTGTGTTAACTTTTGACTTATCAGCTTTAATTTTCTACCAAAGAAAAATGCCACAAATTCTTGGACTCAATGGAGTCAAAATGAGATTTTTCACTAGTTGTAGAACTTCTCTGAATCCTGTAGTGACCTACTACTGTGCTATTTCTGTCATATGTTGAGAGGTGGCAAGACTTGTGATCGTCTTTTggttgtttcttttttatttatcatcacaatgtcgatattagacacacacacacacacatgttttTGGAACTGGAAGGTCAACACATGGCAACAGGTTGCTTGGAATGGATGACAGAACTTTACCCTACTCCatggaaatgatccttggctcAATCCTGAGTTGGTCACATCTCCGTCTCAGAAAATCCAATTGCAATTGTTGCTCTGTTTCCTTGTGTTGATCTATAATTCTATATGATGCGTGTCAGATGTGGTACTGAGAAGTTATTACAACCATATTATTCTCATACCTTGTGGTAGCCTTGTAGTGATTGAATTTAACATGTTAGTCAGAGTACTTGTATGTAGTTAATATGTGTCTAAAATATTGCAACTGATGTGATTTCTAGGTATTTGTACCAAAGAAAACGGCCCAAGGTGTTGCTGAAATTTTTAGAGTTCTGGCCGACGACATCAAATCTTAcaatagagaaagaaaaagttatGAAATTGATTACCCTGTACTTCGGAAAGGTTTTCTGCACGAGACAAGATTTGTGCTTGGCAAAATTATTTTAGAAACCATGAGCAGTAGTATTTTGAAAGGGGAGGAATTTGTTCAGGAGGACTACCAACACCTGGAGCAGGAGAGCATTAAGGAAAATTGCAATAAGGGTAAAAAACGTGGCCTTAAACCTGATACTCCTAAACTAAAACAAGAGTTTGTGAAGAAACATAAGTTGGTCGAAAGGAAATGCAGACCGTTGGAGCAAGAGATGGACATTGATAACCAAGATGCTGTAATATTATCACAATTGGTTTCAGTTCCGAGACATAATGTAGAGAAGGAAACATGCCAGTTGCTTGAAGAGAAGGTGATAAAGAAAAAACATAAGGCAACGAAGCAGCAACTAAAGACAGTTGAGAAGAATAATGACAAGGAGAATGACAGTCTATCTAGTCTCTTGAGCGGTGAGAAGATACAGAAACGCAAAGAAGTACCAGACAAGGGGGAGAAAAGCAGTCAACTTCGAGTGTCTAGTCTCTTCAAGAAAATATAATTTTGCAACTGACAAATGACGGACGTTTAGAAGGTCTGTAGAAGCTGACAATCTGACATATCTTCATATCCCAGATTTTGCTCATTGTAACATTTGCTATCCTCCTATTCCCATTTCTTTTCATTCTTCAGGTTTAGCACTTTTTGAAGTAGGCTTAGGTAATTCTTATGTTTGATTAAGAGGCACTAAAGAATAGTTTGTATTACAAATTTTGTATTAATTCCATGATTTGCTGGCGCTGAATGAAGGAGATCTTTTGGAACTGGAATCGTGCTTTTTTTTGGTACATGTACATGGGATGGGCCTGAAGTTGGCAAAATGGGACTTTGTTGGGTCCAAAAGGGGCACTTTTTTTGTTCCTTGTGTTTGTTGGTCCACAATAGCCTAAAGTACCAATTAGTTGGTTACGCTCCTCTTCTAATCTATAGCTTTCTTTGTCCAAATCTTATGATCTACAGCTGCTAGTGTCTCGTCTATTTGTTTTTTGCCGAATGTTTCATTGTCTACTAAGTTTTTTCACTTATTAAGATTCAATGAATTCAATTTTTCACATTAAGTGACTAAGTTAAGATTTAAGTACTAGAAGATTCAAGTGACCAAGTTAAGATTAAATAGTATTACTTTTGGACGCATTGCGAATTAAAGATGAGATTCAAAATCTCAGACTAGTCTTTACTCATATTTTTAGAAAACCTCATAGTCAATTTATTACGTACTTCTTAACTAAATTATTAATTTAGAAAAAATTTGGGACCTATAAAGTACAAAGGAAATATTTTAAATGTATTATCTTATAATTTAATAGAAATAATTAATTTAGCATGTTGGTCCCTAGTCGGGACGGGGAAATTTTATCATTTAAAAAGAtttgataaataaatattaagaTCCCtattcttattttgttttttttttaaccaaacccGAATCCGGGTGTCAATAGATATATTCTTctaaagccagaataggccgttgcATACCTTTTCACTGCCATGTACAGACAGACAAAAAGATAGtagtagtacccacagtggtacatagaaatagacccactcattagacatgtcatgtacgtagacatagcggagatcctcctttggtactacttcagaggcgctagagatacATAGAGTGCACACAAATGCGTagcttcctaatacaaggaattattgtaattagactaactaaaaacataaacatggGCCTAGGgaaaaaaaccctagcccaaaattcTGCAGTCTTAAATAGCCTAAGAAGAAGACCCATTCAAGGCCCAGCAGGCTTGGCTTGGCCCAGGTCCAGTCACCACCTCCAAACCGCCAAACTTCCAGCGCAGCCCCGCCTTTGTGTTTGCATCTCCCGGCCCCGAGTTCGCCACAATTCTCCACGACTGAAACCCGACGAACCACGCCGCCACAAGAAAACACGACGAAAGACCACACCGCCACAAGCTGCATCACCAAGAACCCGTCCCGATTTCACCATCTCCGATTGACGCCGCCACTAAATTCGAATCGCACCATCAATCTAAGCCTCCATCAATACGAGATCGACCACCtctag is a window from the Rosa chinensis cultivar Old Blush chromosome 2, RchiOBHm-V2, whole genome shotgun sequence genome containing:
- the LOC112190907 gene encoding uncharacterized protein LOC112190907 isoform X2, coding for MAVTSLRGNNHLLSRLKLLLNQQQRLAHTLSEGPQSRPKMVPESVHEEGLIDMSKWRKVDSRVFGITRSMIPEPSWNVLRILRREGFEAYLVGGCVRDLILKRIPKDFDVITTANLKQIKRQFHRAQIVGQRFPICMVHIKGSVIEVSSFETVAKAKHSDKEVTFSQMPKGCDKKDFIRWRNSMHRDFTINSLFFDPLSNKIFDYANGMADLRSSKLRSLGSAKLSFKEDCARILRGLRIAARLSLKISKETETAIHKFSSSISTLATSRIMMEMNYMLSYGAAEPSLCLLWEFNLLRVLLPIHAAYLDEQRIRKFPQNSTMLMKLFFNLDKVVTVDRPSDCSLWVALLAFHMALVSHPQDALVVFTFASVLYHGGCKKGLTFARDNAQVIVDYLPEISSSSACKSEEELEKEVSLLASLVLDSIAALTATESLVETMSKYPESPCSGLVFVPKKTAQGVAEIFRVLADDIKSYNRERKSYEIDYPVLRKGFLHETRFVLGKIILETMSSSILKGEEFVQEDYQHLEQESIKENCNKGKKRGLKPDTPKLKQEFVKKHKLVERKCRPLEQEMDIDNQDAVILSQLVSVPRHNVEKETCQLLEEKVIKKKHKATKQQLKTVEKNNDKENDSLSSLLSGEKIQKRKEVPDKGEKSSQLRVSSLFKKI
- the LOC112190907 gene encoding uncharacterized protein LOC112190907 isoform X1, translating into MAVTSLRGNNHLLSRLKLLLNQQQQRLAHTLSEGPQSRPKMVPESVHEEGLIDMSKWRKVDSRVFGITRSMIPEPSWNVLRILRREGFEAYLVGGCVRDLILKRIPKDFDVITTANLKQIKRQFHRAQIVGQRFPICMVHIKGSVIEVSSFETVAKAKHSDKEVTFSQMPKGCDKKDFIRWRNSMHRDFTINSLFFDPLSNKIFDYANGMADLRSSKLRSLGSAKLSFKEDCARILRGLRIAARLSLKISKETETAIHKFSSSISTLATSRIMMEMNYMLSYGAAEPSLCLLWEFNLLRVLLPIHAAYLDEQRIRKFPQNSTMLMKLFFNLDKVVTVDRPSDCSLWVALLAFHMALVSHPQDALVVFTFASVLYHGGCKKGLTFARDNAQVIVDYLPEISSSSACKSEEELEKEVSLLASLVLDSIAALTATESLVETMSKYPESPCSGLVFVPKKTAQGVAEIFRVLADDIKSYNRERKSYEIDYPVLRKGFLHETRFVLGKIILETMSSSILKGEEFVQEDYQHLEQESIKENCNKGKKRGLKPDTPKLKQEFVKKHKLVERKCRPLEQEMDIDNQDAVILSQLVSVPRHNVEKETCQLLEEKVIKKKHKATKQQLKTVEKNNDKENDSLSSLLSGEKIQKRKEVPDKGEKSSQLRVSSLFKKI